In Lacibacter sp. H375, one DNA window encodes the following:
- a CDS encoding dioxygenase family protein, producing MQRRTFIKNSSLTVISISAFGGLNWNGKHFEGDTPTTTDILGPFYRPGAPLRNNLRLANSNGTPIVLKGFIFKEDGKTPINNALVEIWHCDEHEVYDNSSDDYNYRAAQKTKADGKYAFKSILPVPYKADQNDEASWRPAHIHMRVSVPNQQDLITQIYFKGGKYVETDNWASAPQAVNRILDITKSSNGESEIVFNVVMAKEFPLEQKVYDKITGLYQMGENITLEFLKNDDLLFMKVNGQLRSSLTYTGNNTFIGGIGYPKVTFELQKDGNVKVVVERAAGKTVSGTKFLKYKQ from the coding sequence ATGCAACGCAGAACATTTATCAAAAATTCATCACTCACAGTGATCAGCATTAGCGCATTCGGGGGGTTGAACTGGAATGGGAAACATTTTGAAGGCGATACCCCAACCACTACAGATATACTTGGTCCTTTTTACCGACCGGGTGCACCATTACGAAACAATCTCAGGCTTGCCAATTCAAACGGCACGCCCATCGTTTTAAAAGGATTCATTTTTAAAGAAGATGGGAAAACGCCCATCAACAATGCATTGGTAGAAATATGGCATTGCGATGAACATGAAGTGTATGATAATTCTTCTGATGATTATAATTACCGTGCTGCACAAAAAACAAAAGCAGATGGTAAGTATGCATTCAAATCTATTTTGCCTGTTCCGTATAAAGCCGATCAGAATGATGAAGCATCATGGCGGCCTGCGCATATACATATGCGTGTGTCTGTACCTAATCAACAGGATCTGATCACGCAGATTTATTTTAAAGGCGGCAAGTATGTTGAAACCGACAACTGGGCTTCTGCTCCACAGGCAGTAAACAGAATACTTGATATAACGAAGAGTTCAAACGGAGAAAGTGAAATTGTGTTTAATGTAGTGATGGCGAAAGAATTTCCGCTTGAGCAAAAAGTATATGATAAGATCACGGGGCTTTATCAAATGGGCGAAAACATTACGCTTGAATTCCTGAAAAATGACGATCTGCTGTTTATGAAAGTAAACGGACAACTGAGATCGAGTTTGACCTATACAGGCAATAACACATTCATTGGTGGAATAGGTTATCCCAAAGTAACATTTGAGTTACAAAAAGACGGAAACGTAAAAGTGGTTGTAGAGCGAGCTGCGGGTAAAACGGTTAGCGGTACTAAGTTTTTAAAGTATAAACAATAA
- a CDS encoding DUF1624 domain-containing protein, whose product MESTLTTKRIESIDLLRGLVMIIMALDHTRDFFHREAFTGDPLNPETTTAALYFTRWITHFCAPAFVFLSGVSAWLQSKRKTTKELSWFLITRGFWLVLIELTVMTFGVLGDIYFSTIILATIWSIGINMVILGLLIWLPFRALLVIGLLIVFGHNLLDFAEAERNGAVPVWWSFLHRPAFLQLGTNFTLGIMYPFLPWTGLMILGYCFGKLFSNTETERRNKLLLWMGVAALLLFVVLRSINVYGDSQPWSSQKTGLQTFFSFMNVQKYPPSLLFMSVTIGGALIFLSFVKSTSSRFAKFAIVFGRVPLFYYIVHFYVLHIISIILFLARGHSIAEGMNVPIPFKFIIPGEGYSLWIVYLVWISVVLALYPLCKWYDNYKTNHKEKKWLSYL is encoded by the coding sequence ATGGAATCGACATTAACAACTAAACGGATAGAATCCATCGATCTGCTTCGTGGCCTGGTGATGATCATTATGGCATTGGATCATACACGTGATTTTTTTCACAGGGAAGCTTTTACAGGAGATCCGCTGAATCCGGAAACAACTACAGCTGCATTATATTTCACACGTTGGATCACTCATTTCTGTGCTCCTGCTTTTGTATTTCTTTCCGGTGTGTCTGCATGGCTGCAAAGCAAAAGGAAAACAACAAAAGAATTGAGTTGGTTTCTGATCACTCGTGGTTTTTGGTTGGTGCTGATCGAATTAACGGTGATGACATTTGGTGTATTAGGTGATATCTATTTCAGTACCATCATTCTGGCAACAATATGGTCCATCGGAATCAACATGGTTATATTAGGGTTGCTCATTTGGTTACCATTCCGTGCTTTGCTCGTAATTGGTTTGTTGATCGTATTTGGTCATAATCTTCTGGACTTTGCTGAAGCAGAACGTAATGGCGCTGTTCCGGTATGGTGGAGCTTTTTGCATCGTCCCGCTTTTCTTCAACTGGGGACTAATTTTACATTAGGCATCATGTATCCTTTTCTGCCATGGACAGGGCTAATGATACTCGGTTACTGTTTCGGAAAACTTTTCAGCAATACAGAAACTGAACGTAGAAATAAACTATTGCTGTGGATGGGAGTTGCTGCATTACTGTTATTTGTCGTACTACGTTCGATTAATGTATATGGTGATTCACAACCCTGGAGTAGCCAAAAGACGGGGCTTCAAACATTTTTCTCTTTCATGAATGTGCAAAAGTATCCGCCATCGTTGCTTTTTATGAGTGTAACAATTGGCGGCGCACTTATTTTCTTATCCTTTGTTAAGAGCACCAGTAGTCGTTTTGCGAAATTCGCTATCGTATTTGGCAGGGTTCCCCTGTTTTATTATATCGTACATTTTTATGTGCTACATATTATTTCAATTATCCTGTTCTTGGCGAGAGGGCATAGTATAGCAGAAGGAATGAATGTGCCAATTCCCTTTAAATTCATTATACCGGGCGAAGGTTATAGTTTATGGATCGTGTATCTAGTCTGGATTTCTGTTGTGCTTGCATTGTACCCATTGTGCAAATGGTACGATAATTATAAAACCAATCATAAAGAAAAAAAGTGGTTGAGTTATTTATAA
- a CDS encoding sterol desaturase family protein has translation MEFINKLLAINSNYIIIGLMVLFYSLEQLLINQFNFKKRPQHLFQNSLFYFVFFLVNIFWASVTVFSVEWLNKHEIGLFYLVQLPLWLKLLLGVAMIDLVSYGFHRLSHVVPLLWRFHRVHHSDTTMDASTNFRGHPIETFLWFGSSNILAAAVFGLDLLTLGLYFFIASIFFFLEHANFRFPKWLDKSIGLVITTPNIHKVHHDQDQYYTDSNFSDIFILWDRLFGTYKSKPVEQIKLGLKEFDEEKKQTFWYLMKSPFIDVKRIGSAELNKMEQQK, from the coding sequence ATGGAATTCATTAACAAACTACTCGCCATCAATTCCAATTATATCATCATTGGGTTGATGGTGCTTTTTTATTCGCTTGAACAATTGCTCATCAATCAATTCAACTTCAAAAAAAGACCGCAACACCTGTTTCAAAACAGTCTGTTTTATTTTGTTTTTTTTCTTGTAAACATTTTCTGGGCTTCGGTTACAGTTTTCAGTGTTGAATGGTTGAACAAGCATGAGATCGGGTTATTCTATCTTGTGCAACTGCCGCTTTGGTTAAAACTATTGCTGGGTGTTGCCATGATCGACCTGGTGAGCTACGGGTTTCACCGACTTTCACATGTGGTACCACTGCTCTGGCGTTTCCATCGTGTGCACCACAGTGATACAACCATGGACGCATCTACAAATTTTCGTGGGCATCCGATCGAAACTTTTCTTTGGTTTGGCAGCAGCAATATTCTTGCGGCTGCTGTTTTTGGTCTTGATTTACTTACACTGGGTTTGTACTTTTTTATTGCCAGCATTTTCTTTTTCCTGGAGCATGCTAATTTTCGTTTCCCTAAATGGCTCGATAAAAGTATTGGCTTAGTCATAACAACACCTAACATCCACAAAGTGCATCATGATCAGGATCAGTATTACACCGATTCTAACTTCTCTGATATTTTTATTTTATGGGATCGCCTGTTCGGTACCTATAAAAGTAAACCGGTTGAGCAAATCAAACTGGGGTTGAAAGAATTTGACGAAGAGAAAAAGCAAACGTTCTGGTATTTGATGAAGAGTCCATTTATCGATGTAAAACGAATTGGCTCTGCCGAATTAAATAAGATGGAACAACAGAAATAA
- a CDS encoding nuclear transport factor 2 family protein, with translation MMQKIKVLLVVLLFSASASAQSTQEEKRVQQAVENMFATLTNADTAALKTFVAANVHFYEYGQVWTIDTLIQKVIQGASVPGFKRTNSFEFVSTTINKNTAWVTYYLQSTITRNGKDDIVKWMETVVLIKQKKQWKINVLHSTRLPKN, from the coding sequence ATGATGCAAAAAATAAAAGTTCTGCTTGTTGTACTGCTCTTTTCTGCAAGCGCAAGTGCACAAAGCACACAAGAAGAGAAAAGGGTACAGCAAGCCGTTGAAAATATGTTTGCCACCTTAACCAATGCTGATACGGCTGCGTTGAAAACATTTGTTGCGGCCAATGTGCATTTTTATGAGTATGGCCAGGTGTGGACGATTGATACATTGATTCAAAAAGTAATACAGGGTGCATCTGTACCTGGTTTCAAACGAACCAACAGCTTTGAGTTTGTAAGCACCACCATCAATAAAAATACGGCATGGGTTACCTATTATCTGCAATCAACCATTACCAGGAACGGGAAAGACGATATTGTAAAATGGATGGAAACAGTTGTTTTAATAAAACAAAAAAAACAGTGGAAAATAAATGTGTTGCATTCAACCAGATTGCCTAAAAATTAA
- a CDS encoding nuclear transport factor 2 family protein, whose amino-acid sequence MNNVRISLLILFLLIHFSVKAQNKDSKAVMKSVNDFVTAFNHFNWDTFRGSFTDDATIFYPYWSQAKRIHGRQEIEKAWLTIFPEFIDINNSRKLQISPKDIHLQLYQQNAIVTFHLGDGLNSLSRRTLLMIKEKGSWKIAHLHASSVTKDPVVSKDTSKLNIDVLKASPANFKLLLENEHVRVLEYTLKPGEKDTAHTHPAKSSYIVTGGKIKVHFENGETISVDEVAGTASWMGYTGKHYVENIGNTTIKIVITEVKSVR is encoded by the coding sequence ATGAACAACGTTCGAATTTCTTTACTCATTCTTTTCCTGCTGATTCACTTTAGTGTAAAGGCGCAGAATAAAGACTCAAAAGCTGTTATGAAATCCGTTAACGATTTCGTTACAGCGTTTAATCATTTTAACTGGGATACGTTTCGGGGATCATTCACTGATGATGCAACTATTTTTTATCCTTATTGGAGTCAAGCAAAACGGATACATGGCAGACAAGAAATTGAAAAAGCGTGGTTGACTATTTTCCCGGAATTTATAGATATCAATAATAGCAGAAAACTACAAATAAGCCCGAAGGACATCCATCTCCAACTCTACCAACAAAATGCAATTGTTACATTTCATTTAGGTGATGGACTAAATTCATTATCCAGAAGAACCTTACTAATGATAAAGGAAAAAGGAAGTTGGAAAATTGCTCATCTTCACGCCTCCTCTGTAACAAAAGACCCTGTTGTTTCGAAAGATACAAGTAAACTAAACATCGATGTTTTAAAAGCTTCGCCTGCCAATTTCAAATTATTATTAGAAAACGAGCATGTAAGAGTGCTTGAATATACGCTGAAGCCGGGCGAAAAAGATACAGCACATACGCACCCTGCCAAATCTTCTTATATAGTAACCGGAGGTAAAATAAAAGTACATTTTGAAAATGGCGAAACCATTTCAGTTGATGAAGTGGCCGGAACAGCTTCGTGGATGGGTTATACAGGTAAGCACTACGTAGAAAATATCGGCAACACAACTATAAAAATTGTAATAACGGAAGTTAAATCAGTGAGATAA
- a CDS encoding APC family permease, giving the protein MKPVSKKENLKREIGVRSLTLAIVNITAGSGIFIIPAIIAEDLGAAAILAYLVCGALIFLIGLCFAEVGSKTSVSGGVYSYIETAFGPFAGFLANNIYWLGGCIVSDAAIANALVDTLKYFFPFLSNEVFRVVLLVFVFVTITLINIRSVKNGVRLIEFAALGKLIPLIAVVVAGAAFLSPENLRWTIEPTFSNLGTASLLLFFAFIGLDGPLSNGGEIKNPKRTVPLGIFFGITAVLLLYISIQLVTQGVLGATVTAHKDAPLAAVANIAFGKWGAIIIIAASALSMLGALGGEILSIPRILFAGARDGLLPKPLAKVHDRYFTPHVAIAFYASLGLILAISGGFKQLATIASAAVLIIYLGVVLSSVKLRRKDTVTTEKTFRVPGGIIVPLLAAAGIIWLLSNLTRNELTGIGLFMIVFSIAYFIMKQVKKKKQDKENSGLKE; this is encoded by the coding sequence ATGAAGCCGGTTTCAAAAAAAGAAAATCTTAAACGAGAAATCGGTGTCAGGTCGTTAACGTTGGCCATTGTAAACATCACAGCCGGCTCGGGCATTTTTATTATCCCTGCAATTATTGCTGAAGATCTTGGTGCTGCTGCTATTCTTGCTTACCTGGTATGTGGCGCACTTATTTTTTTAATTGGTCTTTGCTTTGCCGAAGTGGGTTCCAAAACTTCTGTGAGTGGTGGCGTTTATAGTTATATAGAAACGGCTTTTGGTCCTTTTGCAGGATTCCTTGCTAATAATATCTATTGGCTTGGAGGATGCATTGTATCAGACGCAGCCATTGCCAATGCATTGGTTGATACGTTGAAATATTTTTTCCCTTTCTTAAGTAACGAAGTTTTCCGGGTAGTTTTATTAGTGTTTGTTTTTGTAACGATAACACTTATAAATATCCGAAGTGTAAAAAACGGTGTACGCCTCATTGAGTTTGCTGCACTCGGAAAATTAATTCCATTGATAGCAGTAGTAGTTGCAGGAGCAGCGTTTCTGTCACCAGAAAATCTACGCTGGACAATCGAACCAACTTTCAGCAATCTGGGCACAGCATCATTGCTTTTATTTTTCGCTTTTATCGGTTTAGATGGCCCTTTAAGTAATGGTGGTGAAATAAAAAATCCAAAACGCACTGTGCCGCTTGGAATATTTTTCGGCATAACGGCAGTATTACTTTTATACATCTCTATTCAGCTGGTAACACAAGGTGTGCTCGGTGCAACTGTTACAGCGCATAAAGATGCTCCGTTGGCTGCAGTGGCAAATATTGCGTTTGGCAAATGGGGAGCCATCATCATTATTGCAGCCAGTGCACTTTCAATGTTAGGTGCATTGGGTGGCGAAATACTTTCTATTCCACGGATCTTATTTGCCGGCGCAAGAGATGGACTACTGCCAAAGCCATTGGCGAAAGTTCACGACCGCTATTTTACGCCACATGTTGCCATTGCATTTTATGCGTCGTTGGGTTTGATACTGGCTATATCCGGTGGCTTTAAACAGCTTGCTACTATTGCCAGTGCAGCGGTGTTGATCATTTATCTGGGCGTTGTATTGTCTTCAGTAAAACTCAGGAGAAAAGATACCGTAACAACCGAAAAAACATTTCGTGTGCCTGGTGGCATCATTGTTCCATTGTTGGCTGCTGCCGGTATTATTTGGTTGCTATCGAATTTAACCAGAAATGAACTTACAGGTATTGGTCTGTTTATGATCGTGTTCTCTATTGCCTATTTCATTATGAAACAGGTAAAAAAGAAGAAGCAGGATAAAGAGAACAGTGGTTTGAAAGAATAA
- a CDS encoding DUF2306 domain-containing protein, with the protein MLKKISIAVFWFAFFAFFLYKLIPKYKYLTNSSLEHWGDKTSFDNSVFAIHIFSGIIVYCAAILQFTPAIRNRYISFHRKTGKLYILSSFICITTLYIMLPRTGCTACMPSQFTVTSLWLLFILLAYYFIKQRKIVLHQRMMISSFICAAYFVTIRVIDTYAMGVFNSLFTDKSTAFLVSDIFVWLLPLLFFNLYWFINKKTLNNATQKLH; encoded by the coding sequence ATGCTAAAGAAAATCTCCATAGCTGTTTTTTGGTTTGCCTTCTTCGCATTCTTTTTATATAAACTGATACCGAAGTACAAGTATCTTACAAATAGTTCTCTTGAACATTGGGGAGATAAGACCTCATTTGATAACAGCGTTTTTGCCATCCATATTTTTTCAGGCATTATTGTGTATTGTGCCGCCATACTACAATTCACGCCTGCCATTCGGAACAGGTACATTTCCTTTCATCGAAAAACGGGCAAGCTCTATATTCTTTCATCGTTCATATGTATTACTACGTTGTACATAATGTTACCCAGGACAGGATGCACCGCCTGTATGCCTTCACAATTTACAGTAACCAGTTTATGGCTGCTGTTTATCCTGCTTGCTTATTATTTTATTAAGCAACGGAAAATAGTATTGCATCAACGCATGATGATCAGCAGTTTTATCTGTGCGGCTTATTTTGTAACGATAAGAGTCATTGACACATACGCCATGGGAGTATTCAATTCTTTATTTACCGATAAATCAACTGCATTTCTTGTATCAGACATATTTGTGTGGCTGCTGCCATTGTTATTCTTCAATTTGTATTGGTTCATAAATAAAAAAACTTTAAATAATGCAACGCAGAAACTTCATTAA
- a CDS encoding DUF418 domain-containing protein, with protein MSTAFTPVRTSERIHIMDALRGIAILGIFIANLGAGFSFYDSSLNNVGPYFHRLDHTFHFWEHVFIEGKFYSIFSLLFGWGMEIQLKRSEINGLTPVKFMRRRLGFMFLLGLAHLLLLWTGDIVAFYALVGFVFLWIRKWNDRKLFITAIVMLCLPVLIYFLRMKWNVLLAPAGLLYGTGTKIDSYLTGSKSFDEFLINLKTGNYLFQLKSLVAGVFYRFGDLIFQSRPLKVLGMFILGYLLGRNDRYKTILANKQLLWMVAGGGLLIGLPANYHLSKLMETGLYYQLKIEGVYQSIAYALGVAPLALAYVALFFLFAQTTFGKKVVSILQPVGKMAFTNYISHSVIGTIVFYGAGFGLVREVGPVYYTAFALLVFIGQIILSTLWLKYFNYGPIEWLWRSATYKKWQTFKKKSQTTNIDNE; from the coding sequence ATGTCCACGGCATTTACACCAGTACGTACAAGTGAACGTATTCATATTATGGATGCCCTGCGTGGTATTGCTATCCTGGGTATTTTTATTGCTAACCTGGGTGCGGGTTTTTCATTTTATGATTCTTCACTCAACAACGTTGGCCCTTACTTTCATAGGCTCGATCATACCTTTCACTTTTGGGAGCATGTTTTCATCGAAGGAAAGTTTTATTCCATCTTTAGTTTATTGTTTGGCTGGGGTATGGAAATACAATTAAAACGGAGTGAAATAAACGGGTTAACCCCTGTAAAGTTCATGCGCAGGCGATTGGGTTTTATGTTTCTGCTTGGGCTTGCACATTTGTTATTGCTATGGACTGGTGATATTGTTGCGTTTTATGCATTGGTTGGCTTTGTGTTTTTATGGATCCGCAAGTGGAACGATCGAAAATTATTTATCACAGCCATTGTCATGCTTTGCTTACCTGTGCTTATTTATTTCCTTCGAATGAAATGGAACGTCCTGCTGGCGCCTGCAGGTTTGCTTTATGGCACTGGTACAAAAATTGATTCGTATTTAACAGGTTCAAAATCTTTTGACGAGTTTTTGATCAACCTGAAAACAGGAAACTATCTCTTCCAGTTAAAAAGCCTAGTCGCCGGTGTGTTTTACCGTTTTGGCGATTTGATTTTTCAAAGCCGTCCTTTAAAAGTGTTGGGCATGTTTATCCTTGGTTACCTGCTGGGGCGTAATGACCGTTATAAAACCATTCTTGCAAATAAACAATTACTCTGGATGGTTGCAGGTGGAGGTTTACTTATTGGTTTACCTGCAAACTATCACTTATCAAAATTGATGGAAACAGGTTTATACTACCAGTTGAAGATAGAAGGTGTTTATCAAAGCATTGCTTATGCATTGGGCGTAGCTCCATTGGCATTGGCTTATGTTGCATTGTTCTTTCTATTTGCTCAAACAACTTTTGGCAAAAAAGTGGTGAGCATACTTCAGCCGGTTGGTAAAATGGCATTCACGAATTATATCAGTCACTCAGTGATCGGCACTATTGTTTTTTATGGGGCGGGCTTTGGTTTAGTCCGTGAAGTAGGACCGGTGTATTACACTGCGTTTGCATTGCTGGTATTTATCGGACAAATCATTCTAAGTACATTATGGTTGAAGTATTTTAACTATGGGCCCATTGAATGGTTATGGCGTAGTGCAACTTATAAAAAATGGCAAACGTTCAAAAAGAAATCTCAAACAACTAATATCGATAACGAATAA
- a CDS encoding amidohydrolase family protein encodes MKKLFTSICIILSFTAFAQSAIVYDIVLKGGRVIDPETKLDAIRNVGILNNRIAQISSEALQGKQVIDVSGLVVAPGFIDLHIHGRSNVEQEYQLHDGVTTALELEWGIEHIGKWYESRKGKALINYGASVNWPFERFKAIGKYQNAVDSLLQMTLKGEANIGAMTNTILRAAAETISPDALNQTLANIKVSLAEGGIGIGAPIGYLPKTNPNEMYQVYKLAGELNALVFSHVRQPDIISIQEAMAVAVLTKAPLHIVHINSMSLGNIGLSLEMVNAANKKGFDISTELYPYTAASTSLQSAMFDEGWQQRLGISYSDLQWVATGERLTKETFDAFRKTSGVVIIHVMKPEWIKMGIAAPGVMIGSDGMTYAKLAHPRTAGTFSRVLGKYVREDKVIDLITALEKMTLLPAKRLENIAPSMRFKGRIQVGADADISIFNPNTIIDKATFEKGLDFSAGIEYVMVNGSFVLKNGKTVANVFAGQAVYGKFKN; translated from the coding sequence ATGAAAAAATTATTCACTTCGATTTGTATCATCTTGTCATTTACGGCTTTTGCCCAGTCAGCCATTGTATATGATATAGTGCTCAAAGGTGGCCGTGTGATTGATCCCGAAACAAAACTTGATGCTATCAGAAATGTGGGCATTCTCAACAACCGCATTGCACAGATCAGTAGTGAGGCCTTGCAGGGAAAACAAGTAATTGATGTAAGCGGCTTAGTTGTAGCACCGGGTTTTATTGATCTGCATATACATGGCCGCAGCAATGTGGAGCAGGAATACCAATTGCATGATGGCGTAACAACTGCTTTAGAATTGGAATGGGGAATTGAACATATTGGCAAATGGTACGAGTCAAGAAAAGGTAAAGCACTGATCAATTACGGTGCAAGTGTAAACTGGCCTTTTGAACGCTTTAAAGCAATTGGTAAATATCAGAACGCTGTAGATAGTTTACTACAAATGACACTGAAAGGAGAAGCAAACATTGGGGCAATGACCAACACTATTTTACGGGCCGCTGCTGAAACGATTTCTCCCGATGCATTGAATCAAACATTGGCAAACATTAAAGTATCATTGGCTGAAGGTGGTATTGGCATTGGGGCTCCTATTGGCTATTTGCCTAAAACAAATCCCAATGAAATGTACCAGGTGTATAAACTGGCTGGTGAGTTAAATGCACTTGTGTTTTCGCATGTACGGCAGCCGGATATTATTTCTATACAGGAAGCAATGGCTGTTGCAGTACTAACCAAAGCGCCGTTGCACATTGTACACATCAACAGTATGTCGCTGGGAAATATCGGACTGTCGCTGGAGATGGTAAATGCAGCAAACAAAAAAGGTTTTGACATCAGTACCGAATTATACCCTTATACCGCAGCTTCCACTTCGCTGCAAAGTGCCATGTTTGATGAAGGCTGGCAGCAACGGCTTGGCATTAGCTACAGCGATCTGCAATGGGTGGCAACAGGCGAACGCCTTACCAAAGAAACATTTGATGCCTTTCGCAAAACAAGCGGTGTGGTGATCATTCATGTGATGAAACCCGAATGGATTAAAATGGGTATTGCTGCTCCGGGTGTTATGATTGGTTCTGATGGAATGACGTATGCCAAGCTTGCACACCCTCGCACTGCCGGAACTTTCTCAAGAGTACTCGGTAAATATGTAAGAGAAGATAAAGTGATTGACTTAATTACTGCTCTTGAAAAAATGACGCTGCTTCCTGCAAAACGTTTAGAAAACATTGCACCATCCATGCGTTTCAAAGGACGAATACAGGTGGGTGCCGATGCTGATATCAGCATCTTCAACCCCAACACTATTATTGATAAAGCAACATTTGAAAAAGGACTTGATTTTTCAGCAGGTATTGAATATGTTATGGTGAACGGAAGTTTTGTATTGAAGAATGGAAAAACAGTAGCCAATGTTTTTGCGGGGCAGGCGGTGTATGGAAAGTTTAAAAATTAA
- a CDS encoding serine hydrolase domain-containing protein, whose protein sequence is MKKISILFLLLYSFSSLAQTYFPDADWQTKKPEELKMNKVWLDSAVSFALKNENKVERDLRIANMKSYSREPGYKMIGPMKERGGPAGLVIKNGYIVAQWGDVNRVDMTFSVTKSYLSTVAGLAVDNGLIKSVNDKVGQYVWDGYFESAHNSKITWEHLLNQSSDWNGSLFGLHDWADRPPREGSIDDWKNRKLLEPGTNYEYNDVRVNLLAYSLLQVWRKPLPVVFKEKIMDPIGASTTWRWFGYENSFVTLDGLTMQSVSGGGHHGGGIFINTLDHARFGLLFLRNGKWKNQQLISEKWITAAQQPSAANKNYGYLWWLNTDQSWKGISPKVYYAAGFGGNYIIIDKEHDLVVVTRWMDDSKVAEMLSLVIKSIEAK, encoded by the coding sequence ATGAAAAAAATCAGTATTCTTTTTTTACTCCTGTACTCATTTAGCAGTCTTGCACAAACTTATTTTCCTGATGCAGACTGGCAAACAAAAAAGCCCGAAGAGTTAAAGATGAATAAAGTTTGGCTCGACAGTGCAGTAAGTTTTGCATTGAAAAATGAAAACAAAGTTGAACGTGACTTGCGTATTGCCAATATGAAATCTTATTCACGGGAACCGGGATATAAAATGATCGGGCCTATGAAAGAAAGAGGTGGCCCTGCGGGATTAGTGATCAAGAACGGATACATCGTTGCGCAGTGGGGCGATGTGAACAGAGTTGATATGACGTTTAGTGTAACAAAAAGTTATCTCTCTACTGTTGCAGGTTTAGCAGTTGACAATGGATTGATCAAAAGCGTAAACGATAAAGTTGGTCAATATGTGTGGGACGGCTACTTTGAAAGTGCGCATAATTCAAAAATAACCTGGGAACATTTGCTCAACCAATCATCCGATTGGAACGGAAGTTTGTTTGGTTTACACGATTGGGCCGATCGTCCGCCAAGAGAAGGCAGCATTGATGACTGGAAGAACCGTAAGCTGCTTGAACCCGGAACAAATTATGAATACAATGATGTACGTGTAAATCTCCTTGCTTATTCGTTATTGCAGGTTTGGCGTAAACCATTGCCTGTTGTGTTTAAAGAGAAGATCATGGATCCCATTGGAGCCTCCACTACATGGCGTTGGTTTGGTTACGAAAATTCTTTTGTAACTCTTGATGGATTAACAATGCAATCAGTTAGTGGCGGCGGTCATCATGGTGGTGGCATCTTCATCAATACACTTGATCATGCAAGGTTTGGTTTGTTGTTTTTGCGAAATGGAAAATGGAAAAATCAACAACTGATTTCTGAAAAATGGATCACTGCTGCACAGCAACCATCTGCTGCCAATAAAAATTATGGTTACCTGTGGTGGTTAAATACAGATCAGAGCTGGAAGGGCATCTCCCCCAAAGTATATTATGCAGCAGGATTCGGTGGCAATTATATCATCATCGATAAAGAACATGACTTGGTAGTTGTTACCCGTTGGATGGATGACAGTAAGGTGGCCGAGATGCTGAGCCTCGTTATTAAATCGATCGAAGCAAAATAA